Below is a genomic region from Dioscorea cayenensis subsp. rotundata cultivar TDr96_F1 chromosome 14, TDr96_F1_v2_PseudoChromosome.rev07_lg8_w22 25.fasta, whole genome shotgun sequence.
CAAATGtggaaatgagaatgaatgatTCATGGTGCAGGACACTTGTTCAGAGTCATGTGAGAATTCGACAACGATATGGCAAGGTATGAACATCTCTACATCCCTTAAAATTCTTCATTTTACATAATTAGTCATCGAGCTTCATGTTTCTGAATTTGTGATTGTAGATAATGATGGACATGTGAGCTTTGATGGAAGGTGGTCAAGACTACTTGATTTGAAGAATTCAATGTAATGCATATACTGAGACTAATGACAGAACAATATTCATCGGTTAATGTTCATAACAATACTATCTACTTATTTGTATTGAAGTTTACCAATTATGAAAGAATTACTTGGGGTAATCTATATGATATCATTGCTGTCAAGACTGAAAAAACTACAAACTGTTTTCAGATAGAATATACTGCAAAGCAatgcatatattttttcaatacaAAGCATATACAATACAAGGAAAAACATATACACATCTGGAAAGCTCAGTCTTTGAATTCTGAGAAGGAATTAAGATAGCTTATTGATGAATTGATCCACCTGATCATTCATTTTCCTTGACAGAAATTTCATGCAGATTGGTGGATTCACTCCAGCTAAAGCAAGTATTGATTGAGGTAGAACCCACATTCCGTCGCCGCATATTAAACCAGAGGCGACAGCAGGGCCAAAAGCTTTGGCCTTGGCCCGGTCGATCAAACTCCAAATAAACAAGATCAAACTCCCCACGCACATATCAATTGCAAAGTATGCACCGAGGAAGAAAGGTATCGCCATTGCCATTGGCAGTGGTACAAAACCAGCCACCTTCTTTGGGAGGATATCTCGAACAAAGTTGATCAGAATAGCAGCAGCAAAGAAGATGTAGCAAAGAGTGAGGCAATTCTTCGGCAGTGAACTGAATCCATCAACACCAAGTATTGCCATGTTACGGAAAACAATTCCATATGGTGAAGGGTATTTGAGTCCCTGGTATGCCGAGGTCATCAAAAGCTTTGTAGAAAAGCCAAAAGACACATGGAGAGATGACACATCCCATAGCTGTGCCAATAATTTGACTCACAAACATTGATCTTGGAGATGATAAGGTGAGGTAGCCTGTCTTAAAATCCTGCATGATGTCTGAAGCAGTGGATACAATGTTCATCATAACACCACAAGCTGCAAGGCCTGCAAGAACACCACCATGAGAAGCACCAGCCCAAGCTCCAATGGTGAATATGGCTAGCTTTCCATATGCAGAAGCTAGAGACCAGTCTGTGAGGCCTGTTCCATAGGCATTGCAAAATGCTAGCACTGGTGCAACAATGTAGATAACCAAAATATAGTACCATTTGAGTGGATTAAAGATGTGCGGAAGGGTGGCAGTGGAGATTGCAGCAATAACAATGTATCCTCCAACAGCAACTTTCTTTGGGATTTGGCCCTTGAGAAACATTTCAGTCCTGCGTTGGTTGTCAAAGGACATTGGGCTGTTGTTGCTCGAGAGTGGAAGTGCAGCTGTGGAGCCTGTTTGAAGTTGAGAAACGATCGCACAGACAGTTCGGCCCAGGACTTTGAAGAAGTTGTAGAGACCATCACCGAGAATCAAGGCAATAGCAATGAAAACCTGTATCATTGTATTTAATGTAAGATGTGTATATATTCGAGCGTTCAAAACAGAATTCAGTGCAAAACTTGTATGCAGATGGATGAGAAGTTACCCTGTAACCTTGTAAGCCATGGAGATTGGTATCAGAGAGATCAGCAGCGTACCAGCTTCCCTTCTTGTTACCTATCAGGGGCCACATTATTCCCCATGATAATATTGCTCCAAGAAGGACAGATACATTGACAATGTATGGGCAAATCATTCCAACTCCAACATAAGTAGCAgaaaaatcaaagtaaaacctgccaaagaaaaagagagagacaaTGTCTATTTAATCTTTCGAAAAACATGAAGATATCATAGTATGGGTTACAAACTATTGAACCATTGCCGAAGAGACAAGTACATTCTTCGTGAAGCTAATGAACTTCACCTGTTTTTGAAAGCCTGAAGGCCCAAGGAAGGGAAAAATATAAATCCACAGTTATCGCCAGCAGTGTAGAACCATTGGAAAAATCCCCACACGAAACTACCAACAAAACATTTACCCAATGCTCTTACTTGTTTCCTGAAAATTTTGAGAAGGCAGGTGGACATAATTCAGCAGTTGCTTAATCAGTGGCAAATGGAAAAGAGTGAAGAGAGTTAGATAAAGGGTTTGGATACTCTGAATTGTTTGTTAGCTTACTTTGCCAGTTTGGCTCCTTCAGGTGTGTGAAAACTGTTGATTAGAAGTGCAGTAGCTGTGCCACTAGGATACACCAACTTGTAGTCTATGATCATGATCTGGAATGTGTTTCCAATtagtttgtgaaaaaaaaatgtctgCGGCTAGTGTAACCAAGTATACCATACACAGGTTTTGTCTCAATAATTGGTTAGTAATGGGGAACAGAGAGAACTATAAAttccaaaacttttttttttatcaataaaaagaaCTTTTTGATGAACATGTTCAATTCTGAGGTACCTTTCTGAGAGGGACAACGGAGAAGAGCCCAATGAAACTGACAAGAAAGAGAAACCCAATCATCCATCCTAACTGTGGGTTCTTCACATTTTGTGGATCGTTCAGTTCTGTTGTTTGATTGGCAACTCTCTCACTCATGCCGAATATGTAGCTGCCAAAGCCACCTATAACAGTTCCAGATAGAATATATATTAGAAGAGATGATACAGTGCTTTAATACCATGattacaattataaaaaatgatctAGTCTTCGAGAAAGTGTCATTCTCTCTGAAGGTAAAAATAATTCCAGTGCCAAGCAATACAAGTTGGAAGTTAAACTATGGCACAGTCAATATTCCACACAAGTTGTCCATTTATGGCCGTCAGTAGTCTAGAAGGAAGGAATAGCCCCAATTCCATTCTGGTTGATACATAACAAGTCAATGGGTCAATGAATGGATGAGCTAGCAGGCATCATGATAGATAATGTATGGtcaaatttaaaacaacaaagCCCAGCTCCATAAggcagaaaaaaaaaggttgtcAAATTTGAAAGGTCAAAGAATTGAATTGTCAAATAAAACTAACAGATCGGAATGCTCTGAACTTTGGAGGACAAGGACCATTCTAATAATGGTTGTCTTATAGGAAACAGTTATCCATCagcaatttaatttaaaaaaaaaaagatttttggtcTCACTTTAGTGAACAATACTATGAAAAGTtgagatttgaaaattttgaaatgggTGTTCATTTCGGGGACTGAGCGAAAATGAAAAAGTGGGGGAAGTACCACTTTTCTGAAGTGgagggaagtgatatcacttccagaAGTTCTGGTATTTATTTGTTAggaagtgaaaataaaatagaaaaatttagGTGTTCGGTAAAGTTTTATGAGTTCAAAAAGAATTTTTGAAGGGAAAGGAAGTGAGTTTTTATAGATTGGCTCACTTCCcccattcaataaaaaaaatatggatttagttcaaaatccacttcagttAGAAAGTGGAAGAAGTGTCATTTCACTTATAAatatggatttaatttttttgataaatcactCAACTTTGTTGAAACATCATCGGCTCAGTCCGTTACGCAGATTTTTGGTTTTCGTTTAGAAGCTCGTAAATGTCACTACAAATCATTGAGTCTATGCATGACACGAAAGCACTTACGGGCTCGATACGCATGCATCAGTTCTCCACGGCTGAATGACAACGTTCAAATCGCAATCGCGTCGATTGCTGTATGATTAAATCTCAGTAtgatgtttttaatgaaaatgactttaaacaaaaacccaaaattGGCTAAGAACCGATATTTCGATAAAAGCTGAAATGATTTATCAATTAacctaaaaatttaataagtgaAACATCACCacaatatacatacatatatatatatatatatatatatatatatatatatatatatatatgactaattgaaaaattagcaatttagcatcactaaaaataaaaataaataaataaataaaaggggaAATCCATGGCAATCGGAAGGGAAGAGGAGAGAGTACCGCTGAAGGCGATGCCGGAGGCGGCGACGACGCAGGTCTGGACGACGGTGTTCTCCTGGCGAGTGAAGGGCTGCTTCAGCATCCCCGATTTGTGAAGAATCTTTGTCCAGGTCTTGAGGAAGAAGAAGCCGAGGAGGCCGGCGGAGACGTTGAGGGAGGGGATAATTCCGGTGGTGAGATTGAGCTTCATCACGATCACACTGAACATCACGGAGAGGAAGAAGCTCACCACCATCGCTCGCACAGTCAACTGCTCCTTCCACGACGGCAATCGCTGGCTATCGAACGCCCTCTCCACCGACAACTCATCGTCGATTGCCTTCAGGTCCTTCTTCTTCATCGCCAGATCCGTCATCGTCTCCGGCTGATCGCCGGCGGGATCGGCGACGGAGATAGCGTTGGATTCGGTTCCCATTTGAGTGTGAGTGATGTGCTGTGGAGTATCTTTTGGGGATGAATTTATAGAAAACGAGGTTGCCGTTGCCGTTGCGTTGTCGGATGGAACGTGTGACAGCCGTTGGATCTGGAAAATACCAGCTAATCTTGTCCGTTCATTTGTACTATTCTTTATagtccataaaaaataaataaataaataaatttggagtgttttttttttttaattttctttgatattttattacgGCAAAGTGTGaactaataatttcataacATAGGAAAATTGGAcatttgttatgaatattataaatggaTGCCTATTATAGCAATAACATTACATAAACCAATGTTACTGTAACAATTTTTTAGATGTTACTGTAATAACATTCACACTGTAGCAGCCGCTAATACTGTTACTATTTCACATACCAGTGTATTTTGAACCGTTGGATTGAATCAATCATGGTCataattttaagatattaataACTATTTGATCTATTAGCATTTGTTCTCTATATAAAGTGTTTATGTCTTACTATAAAGtagattcaaattttaattaacataaaagAGAATATAACTATCATTGAACTTACTATCACACTCTGTGTACCGCAtcaattattcatatttataaaaaataaaaataaaaataaaaatccaagatTTTAGACAAAATATCAAGGTTGTTAGACctggaccggcccggccggttcaaccggaaaaaccgggaaccggccatgtggccggcccgggtatatcacattgacccgggtattaaaaaactcggtattaacccggtgacccgggcggttcaaccgggaaccggttgacccggccgggtcaatcgggtcacaatgtttatttttttttttacattatttaataatttattattattttctcattaaaaatcacaaaatcgtgtatatttattaatattaatttataatttataatcaataaatagaattacaatatatatatatatattataaacataccaacaaaaattaacatttaaaaataaaatatattaatgtgttatgtaaatactttctaaaaatttaatttattaagaaaataaaacaataaatgagtgtaattttattataaaaatataaaattaaagtattctaattaaataaaaaatataagaaaatttaaaacaaaataaaaactcaattgagatataagaattagtgaattaaattttttatttattttaacaaaatcaaccaataaacaaataaataaataaataaataacattgagagaagttcgataattatatattaatatattaaatttgtaaatatttaaaaaatgtaaaaataaatgacataattagaaaactctactgtatataaagtcatttatcaatttaaatattaaatttgagtatgtttttataacataattatgggtttaatattatatttgcttattattaattattattatattttttatatttaattattgaccccggtttaaccccggttcgacccgatcgaacccattgacccctgacccctggacttagccgggtcattgcccggacCGGGTCTGACAAGCCTGCAAAATATAAGCTAGCTTTAAAGCACTATGCTTTTATAATCAATGGGGCGCACCACCGTCAGGAATAGTGTGAAGGAATCTCTCTGAAAAGAATATTCTGCCAGTCAAGATCCCTTTAGATTCTGTAATtgaaaactttaatttaataacTTAAACAGAGAATTAACGGGAACACTAGACTGCATAattttaagaataaataaaaaaataaaaagctaagtaaataaatatctacATAATGAATTGGATTAGTCGACAAACGacaaagtaaaaaacaaacaaataaagagaTAAATCAAATAGCTGTAAGTGATGTAATTCCATAcccatttatcttttctttgtctttatagattatatatatatatatataaataaaaaattagtgcAAGACAACATGGACTTGAGAATGACTATGGCGTGTTGCAGGGGGTGCCAATGTGAATGCCTAAGTTTATTTCTTTGGTATGAATCCATTGCTTTCATTATCTTATGCTTGAATGACAATGATAACCCACCCATTACAGCAATTTGCTTTCATGGAAATATTAATTTCCATGAAGACTTAGAAAAATAAGCACCTTGTATTGGATGAGTCAATGGTGTGTTGGTTTCAATCATTGTCTAAAAAGTACTAAGATTTGGTTTTTGCAATAGGAGTTATTATCTATCACagcatatttttttagttaatgtAGATAGATTACttgtattattaatttcatataaaacataaattaatttaggCTTGACTTGTGTTGTGAAGTCATCCTACAAAGCCCCGAGTCAACCCAAGAACCTATTAAGctaaatttatcttatttacaATTAATATTGTAAATAGGAAAAATCCATTCAGTGGTTCATGcacattttaataaataaataaataaaaataaaaatggtaaaattttaatttgaaaaataataaataaataacgcaAGCGTCAACAATCTCTTGCTATATTGACACCGGGTTAACTGTATATAGTGCTCGTGTCATACTGAGAAAACGGGTTTGAACCTCCCTTTACGTGGAGTTTGTTATATTGACACCGGATTAATTGTATATAGTGCTCATGTCATACTGAGAAAACGGGTTTGAACCTCCCTTCACATGGAGTGAAAACATAGATGTATTAAGGAATTAACTTTGTGACTGTACATATCTTTGAAGTAAAttatccactttatcaaaataaaataaaaataacacaagcACATAAGCTCACTAACATAATTAAATCTTTATCAATTAAATGATAGCAATGGTTATTCATGAGACATCCCTCATCAACATGATTGGAGTTCAAATATCTGCTGAAAAATACTTCAGCTCTTTGTTGTATAAACTCATCTGGAAAATTTTCAATTGCATAACTAGTTCCTTTgatctttctattcttttgatGTTCGCCAAAAAAATTGAACTGGGAATGAAGTATTATATCAGGAAGCAATTCAACATATGCTTccacaaaacatcaaaattttaatgTCCAAAAAAATGCCATCAGTTTGAGTCATTTTTCTGGCTCAGTTTATCCAGGTTGATCTCATCAAGCTTAATCAAAATTGTGCCAGGGTTCCCATCTTCTTCAGTCCAATTGATCAAATCTTTCTCCAAGAACCTGGTTACCTGTTTATAATCCAACATAATAAGCAGACATACGAAGATAAAATCCCGATTGAAATGTTTAAAGAATACTAGAAATGAGTTTGTAATTTGAGCAATAAGTCAGGCATCCAATTTGGTGCATAGCTTTCATATATGGTTTAACTTTTATTAAACAGAAGTCTTACTGATCTTCTCCTTCTCCCATTTTTGGCATCCATTGCATCTGTCTCTAAGACGACTTTCAAGTACCTAAATGCTGAAGGTTAAAGCAAATGATCAACTATTATTGTAGATTTATAGTTAAAAACAGAGAGATGAACAGAATTCAAGAGAAGAAGCTCTTACATGGCATGCTAGCTAGAGAACGAATATGGACCTTCAACAATTTCACCGCTTCCTTGGGGTTGTGTTCATGTAAATCAAGTGGAAAATCACATTGCTCACTGCTCCTGATAATGAGTTAACCAAGGTCATGACTAATGACAAAATTTATCACAGTAAAGGAGGAGGAGAGATTAGGGAGATAGAGAGAAAAATCCATATTTGAGAACAAGTACAACTTCATATTAAGAATCTCCTGTTGAGACTTCTCATCTGCTTCCCGGGCCAATTGGTTATAGTACTTCCCCTGCATAAGTGGCATTAAGAACATTTATAACACAAATCACTCTTTTTCGATTGTCATAATTTTAGAAATGATAGAAAATAATTGGGTATGTAGTCAACAACAAATGCTTATTTAAGCTTGGTTGCCAAATGTTGAACTGAAGTTAAAAAGGTACTTGCTCAAGAAGGTAGTTGGCTTTTGCACGATCTCCATCATTAAAAGCATCCACGGCCTGCAAAATAAATTGGTCATATTGATAAGCATGCTTATTCAAGCAAAGTAAGTGATATGCTTTTAAAGCATGAAGTCAAGCTTCCTCAAACTTACAGCAACATAATATTCTTTCATTGTACTCCAGTGTTGCTTTGCAGCTTTCCTCAGAAGACTGTATTGATCATTTTCATCCAATGCTGGACAAATTTTGGTAGAAAAACTCATATCAGACAAAATCATATCTGCTAGGATGCGAATATATATGCTTGCAAACAATTCCAATGGCACACGTAGAAGATGTTTTATGGTATTAAAGCTCACACAGCACACTTTTTGGTATTACACTACTTTCACTTGGACAAATTTTCTGAAAGAATATTGCTTCTTTGTAAATACCATACATTGTAAACAAttaaacaagtataacaatagCATACTGGAAAGTTTCCTTGGTTTGGAATCATAAAATATACAtgcacaaaatatatatatatatatatcaatgctTTTAATTTAGCCCAccatcaataaaagaaatattgatgATTTCAGTCCTAAAAAAAAGGCATCATAAGCCCATGGTAGATAGATCAAAAATCATTATATCacagaaatattaaataaaaccaaTAAGCAAGGTCTAGAAAACACgcagataataaaaattaaaaagaaaagcaatgTATTGAATGACCATACTATTTTCGAAGTCAGGCCTAATATGTCGAATGCTAATTAGAGGTGGTTGCGGCACGGCTTCTAGAGGTTTGGAAACAATCTGCTGCCCAGCAACTCTAGTTCTGTTCAGACCCCATTCTAGACGTTTTCTTGGTTCCTGATCTGATCTTGGTGGGGCATGAAATAATGATTCAAGAATTTCCCTTGAAAGACTAGATTTCTCCTCGTCTAAATTAGATTGTTCCGTTGAATTTCTACAATAAAGCAGTTGTGTTTATCAGtacaatgataaaaataacaacACCAAAAGCTGTGAGATCATTTTTTGCATGCCTTCCACTAGATGATGATAGATGACTTTGACTAGAACCACAAGCTTTTATCTCCAAGTTTTCACCTGTAACCTATAGAATGAACATCTTATGTAAATGCAGGGTAAAacgaatttttaaaagaaaatatcatagAAATGAAATCATATATCGTGTTTTATCATAGAAATGTGGTTCTAGAAGGCCAAAAATGAATGgctaaaattgattaaaaaaacaataatataaaaaataagaatctatTGTGATATAGATAACCAgggcaaaaaaaattttattgtgtgagagagagaggggaaAACTTAGGAATTGGATAgcaaaaaaaagtaagaaaaaaatcactttaTGCCATAGCTCTAGTAAAAACTGGAATcaacttattcaaaaataacTTGTAAA
It encodes:
- the LOC120276447 gene encoding putative nuclear RNA export factor SDE5 isoform X1; this encodes MENTPNMDQFSSSGFENDDETRALISLLSAFGSVCSLDEIADAYCKGERDVNRTGEILCQLQTSKSNGDVQGSNKGLDHPEPTQSLHGHTVVETTLPDKNSKGKSSKACASLGTVSSVMGRTYCKTTPSLNETSRTSKPLIVEMKGSIEEDHEIDLITSRIADLKASIHDKDVEEFLFSMLGDGFQLRKDVIREVLGQCGYNVKDSMEELLALSNKSMDKQRHLNCDTAQNVTGENLEIKACGSSQSHLSSSSGRNSTEQSNLDEEKSSLSREILESLFHAPPRSDQEPRKRLEWGLNRTRVAGQQIVSKPLEAVPQPPLISIRHIRPDFENTLDENDQYSLLRKAAKQHWSTMKEYYVAAVDAFNDGDRAKANYLLEQGKYYNQLAREADEKSQQEILNMKSSEQCDFPLDLHEHNPKEAVKLLKVHIRSLASMPSFRYLKVVLETDAMDAKNGRRRRSVTRFLEKDLINWTEEDGNPGTILIKLDEINLDKLSQKNDSN
- the LOC120275514 gene encoding LOW QUALITY PROTEIN: probable metal-nicotianamine transporter YSL12 (The sequence of the model RefSeq protein was modified relative to this genomic sequence to represent the inferred CDS: deleted 1 base in 1 codon), with translation MGTESNAISVADPAGDQPETMTDLAMKKKDLKAIDDELSVERAFDSQRLPSWKEQLTVRAMVVSFFLSVMFSVIVMKLNLTTGIIPSLNVSAGLLGFFFLKTWTKILHKSGMLKQPFTRQENTVVQTCVVAASGIAFSGGFGSYIFGMSERVANQTTELNDPQNVKNPQLGWMIGFLFLVSFIGLFSVVPLRKIMIIDYKLVYPSGTATALLINSFHTPEGAKLAKKQVRALGKCFVGSFVWGFFQWFYTAGDNCGFIFFPSLGLQAFKNRFYFDFSATYVGVGMICPYIVNVSVLLGAILSWGIMWPLIGNKKGSWYAADLSDTNLHGLQGYRVFIAIALILGDGLYNFFKVLGRTVCAIVSQLQTGSTAALPLSSNNSPMSFDNQRRTEMFLKGQIPKKVAVGGYIVIAAISTATLPHIFNPLKWYYILVIYIVAPVLAFCNAYGTGLTDWSLASAYGKLAIFTIGAWAGASHGGVLAGLAACGVMMNIVSTASDIMQDFKTGYLTLSSPRSMFVSQIIGTAMGCVISPCVFWLFYKAFDDLGIPGTQYPSPYGIVFRNMAILGVDGFSSLPKNCLTLCYIFFAAAILINFVRDILPKKVAGFVPLPMAMAIPFFLGAYFAIDMCVGSLILFIWSLIDRAKAKAFGPAVASGLICGDGMWVLPQSILALAGVNPPICMKFLSRKMNDQVDQFINKLS
- the LOC120276447 gene encoding putative nuclear RNA export factor SDE5 isoform X2 is translated as MENTPNMDQFSSSGFENDDETRALISLLSAFGSVCSLDEIADAYCKGERDVNRTGEILCQLQTSKSNGDVQGSNKGLDHPEPTQSLHGHTVVETTLPDKNSKGKSSKACASLGTVSSVMGRTYCKTTPSLNETSRTSKPLIVEMKGSIEEDHEIDLITSRIADLKASIHDKDVEEFLFSMLGDGFQLRKDVIREVLGQCGYNVKDSMEELLALSNKSMDKQRHLNCDTAQNVTGENLEIKACGSSQSHLSSSSGRNSTEQSNLDEEKSSLSREILESLFHAPPRSDQEPRKRLEWGLNRTRVAGQQIVSKPLEAVPQPPLISIRHIRPDFENTLDENDQYSLLRKAAKQHWSTMKEYYVAAVDAFNDGDRAKANYLLEQGKYYNQLAREADEKSQQEILNMNEQCDFPLDLHEHNPKEAVKLLKVHIRSLASMPSFRYLKVVLETDAMDAKNGRRRRSVTRFLEKDLINWTEEDGNPGTILIKLDEINLDKLSQKNDSN